The following proteins come from a genomic window of Phacochoerus africanus isolate WHEZ1 chromosome 9, ROS_Pafr_v1, whole genome shotgun sequence:
- the ATF6B gene encoding cyclic AMP-dependent transcription factor ATF-6 beta isoform X8, with translation MAELMLLSEIADPTRFFTDNLLSPEDWDSTLYAGLDEVAEEQTQLFRCPEEDVPFGSSSLDLGMDVSPPEPPWDPLPIFPDLQVKSEPSSPCSSSSLSSEASHLSTEPSSQASGVGEVLVVKTESLAPPLCLLGDDPTSPFETVQINVGPTSDDPSAFVSCCRPADVQIKIEPVSPSSSINSEASVLSAESPNQTFIGEEVLEVKTESPSPQGCLLRDVPGPALGAVQITMGPSSDGSSGKALPTRKPPLQPKPVVITTVPMPPRAVPPSTTVLLQPLVQPPPVSPVVLIQGAIRVQPEGPTPAAPRPERKSIVPAPMPGNSCPPEVDAKLLKRQQRMIKNRESACQSRRKKKEYLQGLEARLQAVLADNQQLRRENAALRRRLEALLAENSELRLGSGNRKVVCVMVFLLFIAFNFGPVSISEPPLAPISPRTSREEPRPRRHLLEFSAQEPAEPPRRPSQGLEEPQPSPAGRPSFRNLTAFPGAAKELLLRDLDQLFLSSDCRHFNRTESLRLADELSGWVQRHQRGRRKIPQRAQERQKSQLRKKSPPIKAAVPTQPPGPPERDAARQLQLYRHPDRSQPEFLDAIDRREDTLYVVSFRRDHLLLPAISHNKTSRPKMSLVMPAMAPNGPIRENPFSVQSALSV, from the exons atGGCGGAGCTGATGCTCCTCAGCGAGATTGCGGACCCGACGCGTTTTTTCACCGACAACTTGCTGAGCCCGGAGGACTGGG ACAGCACCTTGTACGCCGGCCTGGATGAAGTGGCCGAGGAGCAGACGCAGCTTTTCCGTTGCCCGGAGGAAGATGTCCCG TTTGGCAGCAGCTCCCTGGACTTGGGGATGGATGTCAGCCCTCCCGAACCCCCCTGGGACCCTCTGCCTATCTTCCCAG ATCTTCAGGTGAAGTCTGAGCCATCCTccccctgctcttcctcctccctcagctCTGAAGCATCACATCTTTCCACAGAGCCCTCCAGCCAG GCTTCTGGTGTAGGGGAGGTGCTGGTTGTGAAGACAGAGTCCTTGGCGCCCCCACTCTGCCTTCTGGGAGATGATCCAACATCCCCTTTTGAAACCGTCCAGATCAATGTGGGCCCCACCTCTGATGATCCCTCAG CTTTTGTGTCATGCTGCCGTCCTGCAGATGTCCAGATTAAGATAGAGCCTGTCTCTCCATCTTCCTCCATCAACTCGGAGGCGTCCGTGCTCTCGGCAGAGTCCCCCAACCAG ACGTTTATAGGGGAGGAAGTATTAGAAGTGAAGACAGAGTCCCCGTCCCCTCAAGGGTGTCTCCTGCGGGATGTCCCAGGCCCTGCACTTGGAGCTGTCCAGATCACCATGGGCCCGTCCTCCGATGGCTCCTCAG GCAAAGCTCTGCCCACTCGGAAGCCACCGCTGCAACCCAAACCTGTGGTGATAACCACTGTCCCAATGCCACCCAGAGCTGTGCCTCCCAGCACCACTGTCCTTTTGCAGCCCCTTGTCCAGCCACCCCCAG TGTCCCCAGTTGTCCTCATCCAAGGTGCTATTCGAGTCCAGCCTGAGGGACCAACCCCCGCTGCTCCACGGCCCGAGAGGAAGAGCATTGTTCCGGCTCCTAtgcctgggaactcctgcccaccCGAGGTGGAT GCCAAGCTGCTGAAGCGGCAGCAGCGAATGATCAAGAACCGGGAGTCAGCCTGCCAGTCccggaggaagaagaaggagtaTCTGCAGGGGCTGGAGGCGCGACTGCAGGCCGTGCTGGCTGACAACCAGCAGCTCCGGCGGGAGAATGCTGCCCTCCGCCGGCGGCTGGAGGCTCTGCTGGCCGAG AACAGCGAGCTCAGGTTGGGGTCTGGAAACAGGAAGGTGGTCTGCGTCATGGTCTTCCTTCTCTTCATCGCCTTCAACTTCGGGCCCGTCAG CATCAGTGAGCCTCCACTGGCACCCATCTCTCCTCGGACGAGCAGAGAAGAGCCTCGACCACGCAGACACTTGCTGGAGTTCTCAGCACAGGAGCCAGCCGAGCCCCCCCGGCGGCCCTCCCAGGGCCTGgaggagccccagcccagccctgcaggccGGCCAAGTTTCAG GAACCTGACAGCCTTCCCTGGGGCCGCCAAGGAGCTGCTGCTGAGAGACCTGGACCAGCTCTTCCTCTCCTCCGATTGCCGGCACTTCAACCGAACTGAGTCCTTGAG GCTTGCTGACGAGCTGAGTGGCTGGGTCCAGCGGCACCAGAGGGGCCGGCGGAAGATCCCCCAGAGGGCCCAGGAGAGGCAG AAGTCTCAGCTACGGAAGAAGTCACCTCCAATTAAGGCAGCAGTCCCCACCCAACCCCCTGGGCCCCCAGAAAG GGACGCTGCGCGCCAACTGCAGCTGTATCGCCACCCGGACCGTTCACAGCCAGAGTTCCTGGATGCAATCGACCGACGGGAAGACACGCTTTACGTTGTCTCCTTCCGAAGG GACCACCTGTTGCTCCCAGCCATCAGCCACAACAAGACCTCTCGGCCCAAGATGTCCCTGGTGATGCCCGCCATGGCCCCCAATG GGCCTATCAGAGAAAATCCGTTCTCTGTGCAGTCTGCTCTCTCCGTGTAA
- the ATF6B gene encoding cyclic AMP-dependent transcription factor ATF-6 beta isoform X6, which translates to MAELMLLSEIADPTRFFTDNLLSPEDWDSTLYAGLDEVAEEQTQLFRCPEEDVPFGSSSLDLGMDVSPPEPPWDPLPIFPDLQVKSEPSSPCSSSSLSSEASHLSTEPSSQASGVGEVLVVKTESLAPPLCLLGDDPTSPFETVQINVGPTSDDPSDVQIKIEPVSPSSSINSEASVLSAESPNQTFIGEEVLEVKTESPSPQGCLLRDVPGPALGAVQITMGPSSDGSSGKALPTRKPPLQPKPVVITTVPMPPRAVPPSTTVLLQPLVQPPPVSPVVLIQGAIRVQPEGPTPAAPRPERKSIVPAPMPGNSCPPEVDAKLLKRQQRMIKNRESACQSRRKKKEYLQGLEARLQAVLADNQQLRRENAALRRRLEALLAENSELRLGSGNRKVVCVMVFLLFIAFNFGPVSISEPPLAPISPRTSREEPRPRRHLLEFSAQEPAEPPRRPSQGLEEPQPSPAGRPSFRNLTAFPGAAKELLLRDLDQLFLSSDCRHFNRTESLRLADELSGWVQRHQRGRRKIPQRAQERQKSQLRKKSPPIKAAVPTQPPGPPERDAARQLQLYRHPDRSQPEFLDAIDRREDTLYVVSFRRDHLLLPAISHNKTSRPKMSLVMPAMAPNETLSGRGPPGDYEEMMQIECEVMDTRVIHIKTSTVPPSLRKQPASTPGNATGGPLPASAASQARQAARQPLYLNHP; encoded by the exons atGGCGGAGCTGATGCTCCTCAGCGAGATTGCGGACCCGACGCGTTTTTTCACCGACAACTTGCTGAGCCCGGAGGACTGGG ACAGCACCTTGTACGCCGGCCTGGATGAAGTGGCCGAGGAGCAGACGCAGCTTTTCCGTTGCCCGGAGGAAGATGTCCCG TTTGGCAGCAGCTCCCTGGACTTGGGGATGGATGTCAGCCCTCCCGAACCCCCCTGGGACCCTCTGCCTATCTTCCCAG ATCTTCAGGTGAAGTCTGAGCCATCCTccccctgctcttcctcctccctcagctCTGAAGCATCACATCTTTCCACAGAGCCCTCCAGCCAG GCTTCTGGTGTAGGGGAGGTGCTGGTTGTGAAGACAGAGTCCTTGGCGCCCCCACTCTGCCTTCTGGGAGATGATCCAACATCCCCTTTTGAAACCGTCCAGATCAATGTGGGCCCCACCTCTGATGATCCCTCAG ATGTCCAGATTAAGATAGAGCCTGTCTCTCCATCTTCCTCCATCAACTCGGAGGCGTCCGTGCTCTCGGCAGAGTCCCCCAACCAG ACGTTTATAGGGGAGGAAGTATTAGAAGTGAAGACAGAGTCCCCGTCCCCTCAAGGGTGTCTCCTGCGGGATGTCCCAGGCCCTGCACTTGGAGCTGTCCAGATCACCATGGGCCCGTCCTCCGATGGCTCCTCAG GCAAAGCTCTGCCCACTCGGAAGCCACCGCTGCAACCCAAACCTGTGGTGATAACCACTGTCCCAATGCCACCCAGAGCTGTGCCTCCCAGCACCACTGTCCTTTTGCAGCCCCTTGTCCAGCCACCCCCAG TGTCCCCAGTTGTCCTCATCCAAGGTGCTATTCGAGTCCAGCCTGAGGGACCAACCCCCGCTGCTCCACGGCCCGAGAGGAAGAGCATTGTTCCGGCTCCTAtgcctgggaactcctgcccaccCGAGGTGGAT GCCAAGCTGCTGAAGCGGCAGCAGCGAATGATCAAGAACCGGGAGTCAGCCTGCCAGTCccggaggaagaagaaggagtaTCTGCAGGGGCTGGAGGCGCGACTGCAGGCCGTGCTGGCTGACAACCAGCAGCTCCGGCGGGAGAATGCTGCCCTCCGCCGGCGGCTGGAGGCTCTGCTGGCCGAG AACAGCGAGCTCAGGTTGGGGTCTGGAAACAGGAAGGTGGTCTGCGTCATGGTCTTCCTTCTCTTCATCGCCTTCAACTTCGGGCCCGTCAG CATCAGTGAGCCTCCACTGGCACCCATCTCTCCTCGGACGAGCAGAGAAGAGCCTCGACCACGCAGACACTTGCTGGAGTTCTCAGCACAGGAGCCAGCCGAGCCCCCCCGGCGGCCCTCCCAGGGCCTGgaggagccccagcccagccctgcaggccGGCCAAGTTTCAG GAACCTGACAGCCTTCCCTGGGGCCGCCAAGGAGCTGCTGCTGAGAGACCTGGACCAGCTCTTCCTCTCCTCCGATTGCCGGCACTTCAACCGAACTGAGTCCTTGAG GCTTGCTGACGAGCTGAGTGGCTGGGTCCAGCGGCACCAGAGGGGCCGGCGGAAGATCCCCCAGAGGGCCCAGGAGAGGCAG AAGTCTCAGCTACGGAAGAAGTCACCTCCAATTAAGGCAGCAGTCCCCACCCAACCCCCTGGGCCCCCAGAAAG GGACGCTGCGCGCCAACTGCAGCTGTATCGCCACCCGGACCGTTCACAGCCAGAGTTCCTGGATGCAATCGACCGACGGGAAGACACGCTTTACGTTGTCTCCTTCCGAAGG GACCACCTGTTGCTCCCAGCCATCAGCCACAACAAGACCTCTCGGCCCAAGATGTCCCTGGTGATGCCCGCCATGGCCCCCAATG AGACCCTGTCAGGCCGGGGGCCCCCGGGGGACTATGAGGAGATGATGCAGATCGAGTGTGAGGTCATGGACACCAGGGTGATCCACATCAAGACCTCCACAGTGCCCCCCTCGCTCCGAAAACAGCCAGCCTCAACCCCGGGCAATGCCACAGGTGGCCCCTTGCCAGCCTCTGCAGCCAGCCAGGCCCGCCAGGCCGCCCGTCAGCCCCTCTACCTCAATCACCCCTGA
- the ATF6B gene encoding cyclic AMP-dependent transcription factor ATF-6 beta isoform X7, with amino-acid sequence MAELMLLSEIADPTRFFTDNLLSPEDWDSTLYAGLDEVAEEQTQLFRCPEEDVPFGSSSLDLGMDVSPPEPPWDPLPIFPDLQVKSEPSSPCSSSSLSSEASHLSTEPSSQASGVGEVLVVKTESLAPPLCLLGDDPTSPFETVQINVGPTSDDPSAFVSCCRPADVQIKIEPVSPSSSINSEASVLSAESPNQTFIGEEVLEVKTESPSPQGCLLRDVPGPALGAVQITMGPSSDGSSGKALPTRKPPLQPKPVVITTVPMPPRAVPPSTTVLLQPLVQPPPVSPVVLIQGAIRVQPEGPTPAAPRPERKSIVPAPMPGNSCPPEVDAKLLKRQQRMIKNRESACQSRRKKKEYLQGLEARLQAVLADNQQLRRENAALRRRLEALLAENSELRLGSGNRKVVCVMVFLLFIAFNFGPVSISEPPLAPISPRTSREEPRPRRHLLEFSAQEPAEPPRRPSQGLEEPQPSPAGRPSFRNLTAFPGAAKELLLRDLDQLFLSSDCRHFNRTESLRLADELSGWVQRHQRGRRKIPQRAQERQKSQLRKKSPPIKAAVPTQPPGPPERDAARQLQLYRHPDRSQPEFLDAIDRREDTLYVVSFRRDHLLLPAISHNKTSRPKMSLVMPAMAPNGPSSLNKQQSWAQGLRAQKGGTTVEKGAVCGGKWDTGEPLSPKLEGMEARESS; translated from the exons atGGCGGAGCTGATGCTCCTCAGCGAGATTGCGGACCCGACGCGTTTTTTCACCGACAACTTGCTGAGCCCGGAGGACTGGG ACAGCACCTTGTACGCCGGCCTGGATGAAGTGGCCGAGGAGCAGACGCAGCTTTTCCGTTGCCCGGAGGAAGATGTCCCG TTTGGCAGCAGCTCCCTGGACTTGGGGATGGATGTCAGCCCTCCCGAACCCCCCTGGGACCCTCTGCCTATCTTCCCAG ATCTTCAGGTGAAGTCTGAGCCATCCTccccctgctcttcctcctccctcagctCTGAAGCATCACATCTTTCCACAGAGCCCTCCAGCCAG GCTTCTGGTGTAGGGGAGGTGCTGGTTGTGAAGACAGAGTCCTTGGCGCCCCCACTCTGCCTTCTGGGAGATGATCCAACATCCCCTTTTGAAACCGTCCAGATCAATGTGGGCCCCACCTCTGATGATCCCTCAG CTTTTGTGTCATGCTGCCGTCCTGCAGATGTCCAGATTAAGATAGAGCCTGTCTCTCCATCTTCCTCCATCAACTCGGAGGCGTCCGTGCTCTCGGCAGAGTCCCCCAACCAG ACGTTTATAGGGGAGGAAGTATTAGAAGTGAAGACAGAGTCCCCGTCCCCTCAAGGGTGTCTCCTGCGGGATGTCCCAGGCCCTGCACTTGGAGCTGTCCAGATCACCATGGGCCCGTCCTCCGATGGCTCCTCAG GCAAAGCTCTGCCCACTCGGAAGCCACCGCTGCAACCCAAACCTGTGGTGATAACCACTGTCCCAATGCCACCCAGAGCTGTGCCTCCCAGCACCACTGTCCTTTTGCAGCCCCTTGTCCAGCCACCCCCAG TGTCCCCAGTTGTCCTCATCCAAGGTGCTATTCGAGTCCAGCCTGAGGGACCAACCCCCGCTGCTCCACGGCCCGAGAGGAAGAGCATTGTTCCGGCTCCTAtgcctgggaactcctgcccaccCGAGGTGGAT GCCAAGCTGCTGAAGCGGCAGCAGCGAATGATCAAGAACCGGGAGTCAGCCTGCCAGTCccggaggaagaagaaggagtaTCTGCAGGGGCTGGAGGCGCGACTGCAGGCCGTGCTGGCTGACAACCAGCAGCTCCGGCGGGAGAATGCTGCCCTCCGCCGGCGGCTGGAGGCTCTGCTGGCCGAG AACAGCGAGCTCAGGTTGGGGTCTGGAAACAGGAAGGTGGTCTGCGTCATGGTCTTCCTTCTCTTCATCGCCTTCAACTTCGGGCCCGTCAG CATCAGTGAGCCTCCACTGGCACCCATCTCTCCTCGGACGAGCAGAGAAGAGCCTCGACCACGCAGACACTTGCTGGAGTTCTCAGCACAGGAGCCAGCCGAGCCCCCCCGGCGGCCCTCCCAGGGCCTGgaggagccccagcccagccctgcaggccGGCCAAGTTTCAG GAACCTGACAGCCTTCCCTGGGGCCGCCAAGGAGCTGCTGCTGAGAGACCTGGACCAGCTCTTCCTCTCCTCCGATTGCCGGCACTTCAACCGAACTGAGTCCTTGAG GCTTGCTGACGAGCTGAGTGGCTGGGTCCAGCGGCACCAGAGGGGCCGGCGGAAGATCCCCCAGAGGGCCCAGGAGAGGCAG AAGTCTCAGCTACGGAAGAAGTCACCTCCAATTAAGGCAGCAGTCCCCACCCAACCCCCTGGGCCCCCAGAAAG GGACGCTGCGCGCCAACTGCAGCTGTATCGCCACCCGGACCGTTCACAGCCAGAGTTCCTGGATGCAATCGACCGACGGGAAGACACGCTTTACGTTGTCTCCTTCCGAAGG GACCACCTGTTGCTCCCAGCCATCAGCCACAACAAGACCTCTCGGCCCAAGATGTCCCTGGTGATGCCCGCCATGGCCCCCAATG GACCGAGCAGCTTGAACAAACAACAGAGCTGGGCCCAGGGGCTGCGAGCCCAGAAAGGAGGCACCACAGTGGAGAAGGGGGCAGTGTGTGGAGGGAAATGGGACACTGGGGAACCTCTTAGCCCTAAACTGGAGGGGATGGAGGCTCGAGAgtccagctga
- the ATF6B gene encoding cyclic AMP-dependent transcription factor ATF-6 beta isoform X5, whose translation MAELMLLSEIADPTRFFTDNLLSPEDWDSTLYAGLDEVAEEQTQLFRCPEEDVPFGSSSLDLGMDVSPPEPPWDPLPIFPDLQVKSEPSSPCSSSSLSSEASHLSTEPSSQASGVGEVLVVKTESLAPPLCLLGDDPTSPFETVQINVGPTSDDPSAFVSCCRPADVQIKIEPVSPSSSINSEASVLSAESPNQTFIGEEVLEVKTESPSPQGCLLRDVPGPALGAVQITMGPSSDGSSGKALPTRKPPLQPKPVVITTVPMPPRAVPPSTTVLLQPLVQPPPVSPVVLIQGAIRVQPEGPTPAAPRPERKSIVPAPMPGNSCPPEVDAKLLKRQQRMIKNRESACQSRRKKKEYLQGLEARLQAVLADNQQLRRENAALRRRLEALLAENSELRLGSGNRKVVCVMVFLLFIAFNFGPVSISEPPLAPISPRTSREEPRPRRHLLEFSAQEPAEPPRRPSQGLEEPQPSPAGRPSFRNLTAFPGAAKELLLRDLDQLFLSSDCRHFNRTESLRLADELSGWVQRHQRGRRKIPQRAQERQKSQLRKKSPPIKAAVPTQPPGPPERDAARQLQLYRHPDRSQPEFLDAIDRREDTLYVVSFRRDHLLLPAISHNKTSRPKMSLVMPAMAPNETLSGRGPPGDYEEMMQIECEVMDTRVIHIKTSTVPPSLRKQPASTPGNATGGPLPASAASQARQAARQPLYLNHP comes from the exons atGGCGGAGCTGATGCTCCTCAGCGAGATTGCGGACCCGACGCGTTTTTTCACCGACAACTTGCTGAGCCCGGAGGACTGGG ACAGCACCTTGTACGCCGGCCTGGATGAAGTGGCCGAGGAGCAGACGCAGCTTTTCCGTTGCCCGGAGGAAGATGTCCCG TTTGGCAGCAGCTCCCTGGACTTGGGGATGGATGTCAGCCCTCCCGAACCCCCCTGGGACCCTCTGCCTATCTTCCCAG ATCTTCAGGTGAAGTCTGAGCCATCCTccccctgctcttcctcctccctcagctCTGAAGCATCACATCTTTCCACAGAGCCCTCCAGCCAG GCTTCTGGTGTAGGGGAGGTGCTGGTTGTGAAGACAGAGTCCTTGGCGCCCCCACTCTGCCTTCTGGGAGATGATCCAACATCCCCTTTTGAAACCGTCCAGATCAATGTGGGCCCCACCTCTGATGATCCCTCAG CTTTTGTGTCATGCTGCCGTCCTGCAGATGTCCAGATTAAGATAGAGCCTGTCTCTCCATCTTCCTCCATCAACTCGGAGGCGTCCGTGCTCTCGGCAGAGTCCCCCAACCAG ACGTTTATAGGGGAGGAAGTATTAGAAGTGAAGACAGAGTCCCCGTCCCCTCAAGGGTGTCTCCTGCGGGATGTCCCAGGCCCTGCACTTGGAGCTGTCCAGATCACCATGGGCCCGTCCTCCGATGGCTCCTCAG GCAAAGCTCTGCCCACTCGGAAGCCACCGCTGCAACCCAAACCTGTGGTGATAACCACTGTCCCAATGCCACCCAGAGCTGTGCCTCCCAGCACCACTGTCCTTTTGCAGCCCCTTGTCCAGCCACCCCCAG TGTCCCCAGTTGTCCTCATCCAAGGTGCTATTCGAGTCCAGCCTGAGGGACCAACCCCCGCTGCTCCACGGCCCGAGAGGAAGAGCATTGTTCCGGCTCCTAtgcctgggaactcctgcccaccCGAGGTGGAT GCCAAGCTGCTGAAGCGGCAGCAGCGAATGATCAAGAACCGGGAGTCAGCCTGCCAGTCccggaggaagaagaaggagtaTCTGCAGGGGCTGGAGGCGCGACTGCAGGCCGTGCTGGCTGACAACCAGCAGCTCCGGCGGGAGAATGCTGCCCTCCGCCGGCGGCTGGAGGCTCTGCTGGCCGAG AACAGCGAGCTCAGGTTGGGGTCTGGAAACAGGAAGGTGGTCTGCGTCATGGTCTTCCTTCTCTTCATCGCCTTCAACTTCGGGCCCGTCAG CATCAGTGAGCCTCCACTGGCACCCATCTCTCCTCGGACGAGCAGAGAAGAGCCTCGACCACGCAGACACTTGCTGGAGTTCTCAGCACAGGAGCCAGCCGAGCCCCCCCGGCGGCCCTCCCAGGGCCTGgaggagccccagcccagccctgcaggccGGCCAAGTTTCAG GAACCTGACAGCCTTCCCTGGGGCCGCCAAGGAGCTGCTGCTGAGAGACCTGGACCAGCTCTTCCTCTCCTCCGATTGCCGGCACTTCAACCGAACTGAGTCCTTGAG GCTTGCTGACGAGCTGAGTGGCTGGGTCCAGCGGCACCAGAGGGGCCGGCGGAAGATCCCCCAGAGGGCCCAGGAGAGGCAG AAGTCTCAGCTACGGAAGAAGTCACCTCCAATTAAGGCAGCAGTCCCCACCCAACCCCCTGGGCCCCCAGAAAG GGACGCTGCGCGCCAACTGCAGCTGTATCGCCACCCGGACCGTTCACAGCCAGAGTTCCTGGATGCAATCGACCGACGGGAAGACACGCTTTACGTTGTCTCCTTCCGAAGG GACCACCTGTTGCTCCCAGCCATCAGCCACAACAAGACCTCTCGGCCCAAGATGTCCCTGGTGATGCCCGCCATGGCCCCCAATG AGACCCTGTCAGGCCGGGGGCCCCCGGGGGACTATGAGGAGATGATGCAGATCGAGTGTGAGGTCATGGACACCAGGGTGATCCACATCAAGACCTCCACAGTGCCCCCCTCGCTCCGAAAACAGCCAGCCTCAACCCCGGGCAATGCCACAGGTGGCCCCTTGCCAGCCTCTGCAGCCAGCCAGGCCCGCCAGGCCGCCCGTCAGCCCCTCTACCTCAATCACCCCTGA